The proteins below are encoded in one region of Winogradskyella helgolandensis:
- a CDS encoding DUF6095 family protein encodes MEDNNRTDKDILTKGIKRLAICLGLMFLGPTLVHLALDNSEKPLYIPLLIIAFILCIAAIAFLFIGINTILDSIFKKKK; translated from the coding sequence ATGGAAGACAATAATAGAACAGACAAAGATATCTTAACCAAAGGCATAAAACGTTTAGCCATCTGTTTAGGTCTTATGTTTTTAGGTCCTACCTTGGTACATTTAGCCTTAGACAATAGTGAAAAGCCGCTTTACATTCCACTACTTATTATTGCCTTTATACTTTGCATTGCTGCAATTGCATTTCTATTTATCGGTATCAATACCATTTTAGACAGCATATTCAAGAAGAAAAAGTAA